One window of Candidatus Binataceae bacterium genomic DNA carries:
- a CDS encoding VOC family protein → MFKVGKEFHLLHVVSDLDTVDGWYDEVFAVRRFVRNSMKAAMRKASLVLIGDFVLEPAEPIRRAPGWEKSALGKFYSRYGQHFHSIAWYVDDLAETCARLTERQIRLFDMVGNAVKEPARNDGAVWTHPQDTHAAFEFAVAPKFFIDPRLQPGWSTAFARDEHPLGVERASHLTMLFRDPGDARKIYQDALGGTPIHEEETPGRKRSVFYAVGEDTVIEAAQPLSPTSPEAIDMERAGEGIYSVTFRAKDLKRAAEHLRSKGQRFAKDAESLVIDREDAFGMVIGFTEQRIPNDPR, encoded by the coding sequence ATGTTCAAGGTTGGCAAGGAATTTCATCTGCTACACGTAGTCTCCGACCTGGATACGGTTGACGGTTGGTACGACGAGGTCTTCGCGGTGCGACGGTTCGTCCGAAATTCGATGAAGGCCGCGATGCGCAAGGCGTCGTTGGTCCTAATCGGCGATTTCGTGTTGGAGCCGGCGGAACCGATTCGCCGAGCGCCGGGCTGGGAGAAATCAGCTTTGGGCAAGTTCTATTCGCGTTACGGCCAACATTTTCACTCGATCGCGTGGTATGTCGATGACCTTGCGGAAACCTGTGCGAGGCTGACTGAGCGCCAAATCCGGCTGTTCGACATGGTAGGGAATGCGGTCAAGGAGCCCGCGCGCAACGACGGCGCCGTGTGGACGCATCCGCAAGATACGCATGCAGCGTTCGAGTTCGCCGTGGCGCCGAAATTCTTCATCGACCCGCGACTGCAGCCCGGATGGTCGACGGCTTTTGCGCGCGACGAGCATCCGCTCGGGGTCGAGCGCGCATCGCATCTCACGATGCTTTTCCGGGATCCGGGTGACGCACGCAAGATCTACCAGGACGCGCTAGGCGGGACTCCAATCCATGAGGAGGAGACACCGGGGCGCAAACGGAGCGTCTTTTACGCGGTCGGCGAGGATACCGTTATCGAGGCCGCGCAGCCGCTGTCGCCGACGAGTCCTGAAGCCATCGATATGGAACGCGCGGGCGAGGGAATCTACTCGGTGACGTTCAGGGCCAAGGACTTGAAGCGTGCCGCGGAGCATCTGCGGTCCAAGGGACAGCGATTTGCCAAAGATGCAGAGTCGCTGGTGATCGATCGAGAGGACGCGTTCGGAATGGTGATCGGATTTACGGAGCAGAGGATTCCGAACGACCCGAGGTGA
- a CDS encoding amidase: MSELAYTSAVAIARKIRRREISSRETVDYFLTRVAALDKPINSVVTIDAERARTEADHADAALARGEVRGPLHGVPMTVKDSFQTAGMRTTSGAPELAGFIPDQDAWPVARLRAAGAIVFGKTNLPIYAGDLQSYNEVFGTTNNPYDRSRTPGGSSGGSAAALACGFTPLELGSDIGGSIRLPSHMSGVLGHKPSYGIVPAHGQIPGPPGTLTLADLAVAGPMARTVEDLKLGLGIMAGPNRWEVPAWRLKLPPPRHRTLKQYRVAAWLDDPACRVEPELRELLERAAQTLASAGVLIDHEARPVFSLEKAADTFFALLQAAMAGGVSLDRLEDYASTAGPTPAAHTRRLLAMRHRQWLSYNERRLQMRKRWEEFFSRWDAVLLPVMPCPAIVHDHSEPQAGRTATVGGEPRSYWSLITWMAPAGACYLPATVVPVGLLRSGLPVGIQIVGAFLEDQTTLDLAQRLLALLGGCPRPPSF; encoded by the coding sequence GTGTCTGAGCTCGCCTATACCAGCGCAGTTGCGATCGCCAGGAAGATCCGTCGGCGCGAGATTTCCAGCAGAGAGACCGTCGATTATTTTCTGACGCGAGTCGCGGCGCTTGATAAGCCCATCAACAGCGTCGTGACGATCGACGCGGAGCGAGCTCGGACGGAGGCCGACCATGCTGACGCCGCCTTGGCGCGTGGGGAGGTCCGCGGGCCGCTCCATGGTGTGCCCATGACGGTCAAAGACTCTTTCCAAACCGCGGGAATGCGAACGACCTCAGGCGCCCCTGAGCTGGCCGGGTTCATCCCGGATCAAGACGCTTGGCCAGTTGCGCGCCTACGCGCAGCGGGAGCTATCGTCTTCGGCAAGACTAACCTTCCGATTTACGCCGGCGACCTGCAAAGCTACAACGAAGTTTTCGGCACAACGAACAATCCTTACGATCGGTCGCGCACTCCCGGGGGCTCGTCCGGCGGCTCGGCTGCGGCTTTGGCGTGCGGATTCACTCCGCTGGAACTTGGCAGCGATATCGGCGGTTCGATTCGCCTCCCATCGCATATGTCGGGAGTTCTCGGCCATAAGCCGAGTTACGGGATTGTGCCGGCGCACGGTCAGATCCCCGGGCCTCCGGGAACATTAACTCTCGCCGACCTTGCCGTCGCTGGACCCATGGCGCGCACCGTCGAAGATCTCAAGCTTGGCCTTGGCATCATGGCTGGTCCTAATCGCTGGGAAGTTCCGGCCTGGCGGCTGAAACTGCCGCCACCGCGTCATCGGACCCTCAAACAATACCGCGTTGCCGCCTGGCTTGATGATCCGGCTTGCAGAGTAGAGCCGGAGTTGCGTGAGCTGTTGGAAAGGGCAGCGCAAACGCTCGCCTCTGCGGGAGTATTGATTGATCACGAGGCGCGTCCGGTATTTTCCTTGGAGAAGGCAGCGGACACTTTCTTTGCTCTCTTGCAAGCCGCGATGGCGGGCGGAGTTTCGCTCGACCGACTTGAAGATTATGCCTCTACCGCCGGCCCAACGCCGGCCGCCCATACACGACGACTCCTGGCGATGCGCCATCGCCAATGGCTCAGTTACAATGAGCGACGGTTGCAGATGCGCAAACGCTGGGAGGAGTTCTTTTCGCGGTGGGACGCGGTTTTGCTACCGGTCATGCCCTGCCCAGCGATAGTACACGATCATTCTGAGCCTCAGGCCGGCAGGACAGCGACGGTGGGAGGCGAGCCGCGGTCGTATTGGAGTTTGATTACCTGGATGGCTCCCGCAGGCGCTTGCTATCTGCCGGCCACGGTAGTTCCAGTCGGTCTTTTGAGAAGCGGCCTCCCAGTCGGAATTCAGATTGTGGGCGCATTCCTGGAGGATCAGACGACACTCGACCTTGCCCAGCGCTTGCTCGCTCTGCTGGGTGGTTGTCCGCGACCGCCCAGCTTCTAA
- a CDS encoding TIGR03620 family F420-dependent LLM class oxidoreductase, with the protein MNIGKVGVWAMLEAMAAPETLDFAKTLEQQGYRALWIPEGPGRDPFSHAAYLLSHTSDLVVATGIANVWARDAIAMASAARTVAEISQGRFILGIGVSHKPVLAARGQRYDKPYSYMQEYLPKLKSALTKAPLPKEQIPLLIAALHPKMLDLAATQTNGTHPYFVPPEHTAKVRAQIGPDPWICVEQAVILESDTAKARAAARQHMSFYVTNLPNYRNNLKALGWQDADFEKGCSDQLVDAIVAWGSEEKIRERVEAHFRAGATHVCIQALRTDGKPLPDLRALAALAPK; encoded by the coding sequence ATGAATATCGGAAAAGTCGGCGTGTGGGCGATGCTTGAGGCGATGGCGGCGCCCGAGACCCTCGATTTCGCAAAAACTCTGGAGCAGCAAGGTTATCGAGCGCTCTGGATTCCTGAAGGCCCGGGACGCGATCCTTTCTCGCATGCCGCCTACCTCCTGAGCCATACCTCGGACCTTGTAGTGGCGACCGGAATCGCCAATGTCTGGGCCCGCGACGCGATAGCGATGGCCTCAGCCGCAAGAACGGTCGCGGAAATCTCGCAAGGACGCTTCATCCTCGGAATCGGAGTCAGTCATAAACCGGTGCTGGCGGCCCGTGGTCAGCGCTACGACAAACCTTATAGCTACATGCAAGAGTATCTACCCAAACTGAAAAGCGCTCTGACAAAGGCGCCTTTGCCGAAGGAGCAGATACCCCTTCTCATCGCGGCGCTTCACCCCAAAATGCTCGATCTGGCCGCGACGCAGACTAACGGCACTCATCCTTACTTCGTACCACCGGAACATACTGCGAAGGTTCGAGCGCAAATCGGTCCCGACCCTTGGATATGTGTCGAGCAGGCGGTGATACTCGAGTCGGATACCGCCAAGGCTCGTGCCGCTGCGCGCCAACACATGAGCTTTTACGTCACTAATCTGCCCAATTATCGAAACAATCTGAAAGCCCTCGGTTGGCAGGATGCGGACTTCGAAAAAGGATGCAGTGATCAACTGGTAGATGCGATCGTCGCCTGGGGCTCGGAAGAGAAGATACGCGAACGGGTCGAGGCGCACTTCCGGGCGGGAGCCACTCACGTCTGTATTCAGGCGCTTCGCACGGATGGCAAACCACTACCGGATCTTCGTGCACTCGCGGCCCTCGCCCCCAAGTAA